A region from the Leptolyngbya iicbica LK genome encodes:
- a CDS encoding M20 family metallopeptidase: MLDRIRAIADRLSPRLIEIRRHLHSHPELSGQEYQTAAYVAGVLSSCGLKAQELIGKTGVMAELPGTGERADFLALRTDMDALPILEKTPVDFASQKPGVMHACGHDIHTTVGLGVAMVLTELGVSLPGPLRFIFQPAEETAQGARWMVGDDVMAGVSAIFGVHVYPSVMGGDIGIRYGALTAAADDLEINIVGESGHGARPHEAIDAIWIAAQVITTLQQAISRTHNPLRPVVLTIGQIQGGRAPNVIADHVRLTGTVRSLHPDTRRELPGWIDDIVAGVCQPFRAKYEVSYRPGVPSVMNDPALTQLVEQCARGVCGDDHVQIISEPSLGAEDFSVYLEHAPGTMFRLGIGTPNTPNHPLHHPKFEANETAIAIGVTTLAYAIVRYWEAFPTPMPKLDPTVLGSEAA, translated from the coding sequence ATGCTGGACCGAATTCGCGCGATCGCCGACCGTCTTTCCCCCCGTTTGATTGAAATCCGCCGTCACCTCCACAGCCATCCTGAACTGAGCGGTCAAGAATATCAAACGGCCGCTTATGTGGCTGGGGTGTTGTCTTCCTGCGGGTTGAAAGCGCAAGAATTGATCGGCAAAACCGGCGTCATGGCCGAGCTGCCCGGTACTGGAGAACGGGCCGATTTTTTAGCCCTGCGCACCGACATGGATGCCCTGCCCATTTTAGAAAAGACCCCCGTGGACTTTGCCTCCCAAAAACCGGGGGTCATGCACGCTTGCGGCCACGACATTCACACCACGGTCGGGCTAGGGGTGGCGATGGTGCTCACGGAACTGGGCGTGTCGCTGCCAGGGCCGCTGCGCTTCATCTTTCAACCAGCAGAAGAAACGGCCCAAGGGGCACGGTGGATGGTAGGGGATGACGTCATGGCGGGGGTGTCGGCAATTTTTGGCGTGCACGTCTATCCCTCAGTGATGGGGGGCGACATCGGCATTCGCTACGGGGCCCTGACGGCAGCAGCCGATGACTTGGAAATCAACATTGTGGGCGAGTCAGGGCATGGGGCCCGCCCCCACGAAGCGATCGACGCCATTTGGATTGCTGCTCAAGTAATCACGACGCTGCAACAGGCCATCAGCCGCACCCACAATCCCCTGCGGCCAGTGGTGTTGACCATTGGTCAAATTCAAGGGGGACGCGCGCCCAATGTGATTGCCGATCATGTGCGACTCACGGGCACGGTGCGATCGCTGCATCCTGATACTCGCCGCGAGTTGCCCGGCTGGATTGACGATATCGTCGCGGGCGTGTGTCAGCCCTTTCGGGCCAAATACGAAGTCAGCTATCGTCCTGGCGTGCCCTCGGTGATGAATGATCCGGCGTTGACGCAACTGGTGGAGCAGTGTGCTCGGGGCGTCTGTGGTGACGACCATGTGCAGATCATTAGTGAACCTTCCCTTGGGGCCGAAGACTTTTCGGTCTATCTAGAACATGCGCCAGGCACGATGTTCCGCCTGGGCATTGGCACCCCCAACACGCCCAACCATCCCCTGCATCACCCCAAATTTGAGGCTAACGAGACGGCGATCGCGATCGGCGTCACCACCCTGGCGTATGCGATCGTGCGCTATTGGGAGGCGTTTCCCACTCCGATGCCCAAGCTTGACCCAACGGTTCTGGGCTCTGAAGCCGCCTAG
- a CDS encoding transglutaminase family protein, producing the protein MRYHISHTTHYLYPEPVKLGAHTVRLRPRSDGSQHLQQFAIALSPEPSKRSELLDIAGNTCLRLWFDSEEIKELRIYTQAEVETVRDNPFDYLSEPWAINAPFDYPQAIAAHLTPYLRPALSATFSPGVVDLAQLLLHEVRGNVGLFLSRLTQTIYEEFQYFHRPEGEPLPGGITLQQKSGSCRDFAVLFMEACQAVGLAARFVSGYQEGDEEQQSRELHAWPEIYIPGGGWRGFDPTHGLAVSDRHIALAAAAHPQNAAPVAGILQPGYFGQSTLKYQIQMQRSFR; encoded by the coding sequence GTGCGCTATCACATTTCTCACACGACTCACTATCTCTATCCCGAGCCGGTCAAGCTGGGGGCTCATACTGTGAGGTTGCGGCCCCGCAGTGATGGTAGTCAACACTTGCAGCAGTTTGCGATCGCCCTTTCTCCTGAACCCAGCAAGCGATCAGAACTGCTCGATATCGCCGGCAATACTTGCTTGCGCCTGTGGTTTGACAGCGAGGAAATTAAAGAATTGCGCATCTACACCCAAGCGGAGGTGGAGACGGTGCGCGATAACCCCTTTGACTATCTCAGTGAACCGTGGGCCATCAACGCTCCGTTTGACTATCCGCAGGCGATCGCCGCCCACCTAACCCCCTACTTACGCCCTGCGCTATCCGCCACCTTCAGTCCAGGGGTGGTGGACCTAGCCCAGTTGCTGCTGCATGAGGTGCGGGGCAATGTGGGATTGTTTCTGTCGCGGCTGACTCAGACCATTTACGAAGAGTTTCAATACTTCCATCGACCAGAGGGCGAGCCGCTGCCGGGTGGCATTACCCTGCAACAAAAGTCCGGTTCCTGTCGCGACTTTGCCGTGTTGTTTATGGAAGCTTGTCAGGCCGTGGGCCTGGCGGCCCGATTTGTCAGCGGCTACCAAGAAGGCGACGAAGAACAGCAAAGTCGAGAACTCCACGCTTGGCCTGAGATTTACATTCCCGGTGGGGGGTGGCGGGGCTTTGATCCGACCCACGGTTTGGCGGTGAGCGATCGCCACATCGCCCTCGCCGCTGCGGCCCATCCCCAAAATGCGGCTCCCGTCGCGGGCATCCTGCAACCCGGCTATTTTGGGCAATCAACCCTCAAATATCAGATTCAGATGCAACGATCGTTCCGCTGA
- a CDS encoding transposase, with product MTYSLDEMTGIQALERVMPDIEMKPGRCVRVEFEYCRHGTQTLIATLNVATGRIDQATVGDTRTEKDLEAHLQALLAPVAEAPKIHLVMDCLNTHQSEALVRLTAALEPAPIQLGEKGKFGILQSMATRNAFLTNPEHRLVVHFTPKHCSWLNQIEIWFSILMRKLLRRSSFTSQAHLKAKILDFIDYFNRTMAKPFKPHHGQAFQMELYGQALNRIMAMLICAVEY from the coding sequence GTGACCTATAGTCTTGATGAAATGACGGGTATTCAGGCCTTAGAGCGCGTGATGCCGGATATTGAGATGAAACCGGGGCGCTGTGTGCGAGTCGAGTTTGAATACTGTCGCCATGGCACCCAAACCTTGATTGCCACCTTGAATGTCGCTACCGGGCGCATTGACCAGGCGACCGTCGGCGACACCCGCACGGAGAAAGATTTAGAGGCCCATCTCCAAGCCCTGCTCGCCCCAGTGGCCGAGGCCCCCAAAATTCATCTGGTGATGGACTGCCTCAATACCCATCAATCAGAAGCTTTGGTGCGGCTGACCGCCGCCCTGGAACCCGCGCCCATTCAATTAGGGGAAAAGGGCAAATTCGGTATTCTTCAGTCGATGGCCACTCGCAACGCTTTCTTGACCAATCCAGAGCACCGTTTGGTTGTCCATTTCACGCCGAAGCATTGTTCCTGGCTCAATCAAATCGAAATCTGGTTCTCCATTCTCATGCGGAAGCTGCTGCGACGCTCCAGTTTTACCAGTCAAGCTCATCTCAAGGCTAAGATTCTCGACTTCATCGATTACTTCAACCGCACCATGGCCAAGCCTTTCAAACCACACCATGGCCAAGCCTTTCAAATGGAACTATACGGGCAAGCCCTTAACCGCATAATGGCTATGCTTATTTGTGCCGTTGAGTACTAG
- a CDS encoding helix-turn-helix domain-containing protein — translation MPGRALPALIVSETERHELEQLVKRPSTPQQLALRGKIILRASEGESQGQIARELAIGEQMSRCWRRRWQALQASELPVAERLADAPRAGAPATFTLEQITQLYALACAPPEQYGRPLSHWTPRELADELVKQGIVESISGRHVGRLLAEAELKPHQSRYWLHPPRTQTLPGKLKTSARSTNRPPSALDVER, via the coding sequence ATGCCTGGTCGCGCCCTGCCCGCCCTCATTGTGAGCGAAACCGAACGCCATGAACTCGAGCAGTTGGTGAAGCGACCGAGTACGCCCCAGCAACTGGCGTTGCGCGGCAAAATTATTCTCCGTGCCAGTGAAGGGGAAAGCCAAGGTCAGATTGCGCGGGAGTTGGCCATTGGGGAGCAAATGAGTCGCTGTTGGCGGCGACGGTGGCAGGCGCTACAGGCATCTGAACTGCCCGTGGCAGAGCGGTTGGCTGATGCCCCTCGTGCGGGTGCCCCCGCGACGTTTACTTTGGAGCAGATCACCCAGTTGTATGCGTTAGCTTGTGCACCGCCCGAGCAATATGGACGTCCTCTGAGTCATTGGACACCCCGAGAGTTAGCCGATGAACTGGTCAAACAAGGCATTGTGGAGAGTATCAGCGGTCGCCATGTGGGTCGCTTGCTCGCCGAAGCAGAACTGAAACCGCACCAGAGTCGTTACTGGCTTCATCCCCCCCGGACCCAGACTTTGCCAGGAAAGTTGAAGACATCTGCCAGGTCTACGAACAGGCCGCCGAGCGCTCTGGACGTGGAGAGGTGA
- a CDS encoding alpha-E domain-containing protein — translation MLSRVADSIYWLNRYVERAENVARFVEVNLNLLLDTSVAGVSQQWQPLVTTTGDRDLFEERYGDASAENVLKFLTFDSTYPNSILSCVQSARENARAVREIISSEMWEQVNAFYLWMKEAAETDYSLEQLYSFYPEVKMSSHLFAGVMEATMAHNEGWNFGRLGRLLERADKTARILDVKYYILLPSVKHVGTPLDELQWIALLKSASAYEMYRKRQRRVSPEGITKFLTLNAEFPRSILFCLLQAERSLHQITGTTMGSWCNSSERTLGRLRSELEYMTLEEVFDIGLHEFLDKLQTRLNTVGEHIYEDFMAVPLAS, via the coding sequence ATGCTAAGCCGAGTTGCAGATTCTATTTACTGGCTCAATCGTTATGTCGAGCGGGCGGAAAACGTCGCTCGCTTCGTTGAGGTCAATCTCAACCTGCTGCTGGATACGTCGGTTGCGGGCGTGTCTCAGCAGTGGCAGCCACTGGTCACGACGACGGGCGATCGCGACCTCTTTGAAGAACGCTATGGCGACGCCAGTGCCGAAAACGTCTTGAAGTTTTTGACCTTTGACAGCACCTATCCCAACTCGATCTTGTCTTGTGTGCAGTCCGCCCGTGAGAATGCCCGCGCAGTGCGCGAAATCATTTCTTCCGAAATGTGGGAACAGGTCAACGCTTTCTATTTGTGGATGAAGGAAGCGGCGGAGACCGATTACTCGCTGGAGCAGCTTTACAGCTTTTATCCCGAAGTGAAGATGTCGAGTCATCTCTTTGCTGGGGTGATGGAGGCGACTATGGCCCATAACGAAGGGTGGAATTTTGGCCGATTGGGACGGCTGCTGGAACGGGCCGACAAGACGGCGCGGATTTTGGATGTGAAGTATTACATCCTGCTGCCCTCGGTAAAACATGTGGGCACCCCGCTGGATGAGTTGCAATGGATTGCCCTGCTGAAATCGGCCAGTGCTTATGAGATGTATCGCAAGCGGCAGCGGCGAGTATCCCCTGAGGGCATTACCAAGTTTTTGACGCTCAATGCGGAGTTTCCTCGCTCGATTCTCTTTTGTCTGTTGCAGGCGGAGCGATCACTGCACCAAATCACGGGCACAACGATGGGCAGTTGGTGCAACAGCAGCGAGCGCACCCTGGGCCGACTCCGGTCAGAACTGGAGTACATGACGTTAGAAGAGGTGTTTGACATCGGGCTACACGAGTTTCTTGATAAGCTGCAAACGCGGCTCAATACCGTGGGTGAGCATATCTACGAAGATTTCATGGCGGTGCCGCTGGCCTCTTAG
- a CDS encoding YkgJ family cysteine cluster protein: protein MAHWQCIQGCGACCQLNPSDRPDLADYLTPDELAHYLSLVGEDGWCINYDHEQRRCKIYETRPDFCRVQPDTFSRMFGIDPAELDEFAIDCCEQQIAGVYGNQSAELDRFIATVDPDPET, encoded by the coding sequence ATGGCACATTGGCAATGCATTCAAGGCTGTGGCGCTTGTTGTCAGTTGAACCCCAGCGATCGCCCCGACCTCGCCGACTATCTCACGCCGGATGAACTGGCCCATTACCTCAGTCTCGTGGGGGAAGACGGCTGGTGCATCAATTACGACCACGAGCAGCGGCGCTGCAAGATTTATGAGACGCGCCCCGACTTTTGTCGCGTGCAGCCCGACACCTTTAGCCGCATGTTTGGCATCGACCCCGCCGAGCTGGATGAGTTTGCTATCGACTGCTGTGAGCAACAAATTGCCGGCGTCTACGGCAACCAAAGTGCCGAACTGGATCGCTTTATCGCCACCGTAGACCCCGACCCTGAGACGTGA
- a CDS encoding circularly permuted type 2 ATP-grasp protein: MTSLETYDPGDFYDELFASPGTPRPAAAELVRRIQSLPFAELQRRQEAAQKMLFKLGVTFNVYSDNQGTERIFPFDVIPRFVPYSEWEWLEKGLKQRIHALNCFIHDIYNDQKIINDGVIAREAIETAPGFLKACMGLQPPEGIWCHITGTDLVKDRDGSWYVLEDNLRCPSGVSYVLENRRIMKSSFPTFFDALDIQPVDDYASQLLEALLNLAPSNVSDPCVVLLTPGIYNSAYFEHSFLAQQMGIELVEGRDLVVADGYLQMRTTKGLRRVDVIYRRIDDDFLDPQAFRPDSMLGVSGLMEVYRQGRVAIANAPGTGVADDKMIYAYVPQMIRYYLDEDQILHNVPTYLCEDPKQREHVLTHLDELVVKATNASGGYGMLMGPHATDEERAAFAEKIKADPRNYIAQPTLSLSRVPTLIDGQFEGCHVDLRPFILYGKDIYVNPGGLTRVALRRGSLVVNSSQGGGSKDTWVVKEGTC; encoded by the coding sequence ATGACCAGCTTGGAGACTTATGATCCTGGCGACTTTTACGATGAGCTGTTTGCGTCACCCGGTACGCCTCGTCCGGCTGCCGCCGAACTGGTCAGGCGCATCCAGTCGTTGCCGTTCGCCGAGTTGCAGCGGCGGCAAGAGGCTGCCCAAAAGATGCTCTTCAAGCTCGGCGTCACCTTCAACGTTTACAGCGACAACCAAGGCACCGAGCGCATTTTCCCCTTCGATGTAATTCCCCGGTTCGTGCCTTACAGCGAGTGGGAATGGCTGGAAAAAGGGCTCAAACAGCGGATTCACGCGCTGAATTGCTTTATCCACGACATCTATAACGATCAAAAGATCATCAACGATGGCGTGATCGCGCGAGAAGCGATCGAAACCGCGCCGGGCTTTCTGAAAGCGTGTATGGGATTGCAGCCCCCCGAGGGCATCTGGTGTCACATCACGGGCACCGACTTGGTGAAAGATCGCGATGGCAGTTGGTACGTCCTAGAAGACAATCTGCGCTGCCCGTCCGGCGTTTCCTACGTGTTGGAAAATCGCCGCATCATGAAAAGCTCGTTTCCCACCTTTTTTGATGCCCTCGATATTCAACCCGTGGATGATTACGCCAGTCAATTGCTGGAAGCCTTGCTCAACCTCGCGCCGTCAAATGTCTCCGATCCCTGTGTGGTGTTGCTGACCCCCGGCATCTACAACTCCGCCTATTTTGAGCATTCCTTTCTCGCCCAGCAAATGGGCATCGAGCTGGTGGAAGGTCGCGATTTAGTCGTGGCCGATGGCTATTTGCAAATGCGCACCACTAAAGGACTCCGCCGGGTGGATGTGATTTATCGACGCATTGACGACGATTTTCTTGATCCGCAAGCGTTTCGCCCCGATTCGATGTTGGGGGTGTCGGGCTTGATGGAGGTCTATCGGCAAGGGCGGGTGGCGATCGCCAACGCCCCCGGCACCGGCGTGGCGGACGACAAGATGATTTACGCCTACGTGCCGCAAATGATTCGCTATTACCTGGATGAAGACCAAATTTTGCACAACGTGCCGACCTACCTGTGCGAAGACCCCAAACAGCGCGAACATGTGCTCACCCATTTAGATGAACTGGTGGTGAAGGCGACGAATGCGTCCGGCGGCTACGGCATGTTGATGGGGCCTCACGCTACGGATGAAGAACGGGCCGCGTTTGCTGAAAAAATCAAAGCCGATCCCCGCAATTACATCGCTCAGCCGACTCTGAGCCTGTCTCGCGTGCCGACGCTGATTGATGGTCAGTTTGAGGGCTGCCACGTCGATCTACGACCGTTCATTTTGTATGGCAAAGATATCTATGTGAATCCGGGCGGGCTGACGCGGGTGGCCTTGCGGCGGGGCTCGCTGGTGGTGAATTCGTCCCAAGGGGGCGGCAGCAAAGATACCTGGGTGGTCAAGGAGGGCACATGCTAA
- a CDS encoding metallophosphoesterase family protein: protein MVRSLRFAIISDPHIALPHTIVHTPHRFHLVEVSIPAMEQILRSLETQPLDFLLLPGDLTQHGERENHEWLVHRLKQLPFPAFVVPGNHDIITRDGDEHRIGLTDFPQIYGDLGYVRDRPYYHQELLPGMHLIGLNSIAFDETGQQLFSGFVDAEQLDWLSATLERLRGDWVMVTIHHNVLEHLPGQSRHPMGRRYITQNRDELIRRLRQGNVNLLLTGHLHVQDIAQEGNLWEVTTGSLVSYPHPYRLLTLTPQPLGQWQLAVESQRVQAVPDWPDLQITSRQWMRDRSQQFMMRFLMSPPFNLPPEKAKFYAPDLQDFWADISNGDSRFDYPHFPAEMQPLLQAFGAIDEAGNYQPIDNHAILELGQS from the coding sequence ATGGTTCGTTCTTTGCGTTTTGCCATCATCAGCGACCCGCACATCGCGTTACCCCACACCATTGTGCACACGCCCCATCGCTTCCATTTGGTGGAAGTTAGCATTCCGGCGATGGAGCAGATTTTGCGATCGCTCGAAACTCAGCCCCTCGACTTTTTGCTGCTGCCGGGAGATTTGACCCAGCATGGTGAGCGCGAAAACCATGAATGGCTCGTCCATCGTCTCAAACAGCTGCCCTTTCCAGCTTTTGTGGTGCCGGGCAATCACGACATCATTACCCGTGATGGCGATGAGCACAGGATTGGCTTAACAGACTTTCCCCAGATTTATGGCGATTTGGGTTACGTCCGCGATCGCCCTTATTACCACCAAGAGTTGCTGCCGGGAATGCATCTCATCGGTCTGAATTCGATCGCCTTTGATGAGACTGGGCAGCAACTGTTTTCTGGGTTTGTCGATGCCGAACAACTAGATTGGCTGTCGGCCACGTTAGAACGGTTGCGGGGTGACTGGGTAATGGTCACCATTCATCACAATGTGCTGGAGCATTTGCCCGGCCAATCGCGGCATCCCATGGGACGGCGCTACATTACCCAAAATCGTGACGAGCTCATCCGACGTTTACGGCAGGGCAACGTCAATCTCCTATTGACCGGGCATCTGCACGTGCAGGATATTGCGCAAGAGGGGAACTTGTGGGAAGTGACGACGGGGTCGTTGGTCAGCTATCCGCATCCCTATCGGCTGTTGACTCTGACGCCGCAACCCTTGGGACAGTGGCAGTTGGCGGTTGAGAGTCAGCGCGTGCAGGCAGTCCCTGACTGGCCCGATTTGCAGATCACGTCGCGGCAGTGGATGCGCGATCGCTCCCAACAGTTCATGATGCGCTTTCTCATGAGTCCGCCGTTTAATTTGCCGCCGGAAAAGGCGAAGTTTTATGCGCCTGATTTACAAGACTTTTGGGCGGATATCTCCAATGGTGACAGCCGCTTCGATTACCCCCACTTTCCGGCTGAGATGCAGCCGCTGTTGCAAGCGTTTGGTGCGATCGATGAGGCTGGAAATTATCAACCGATCGATAATCACGCGATTCTGGAGTTGGGCCAGTCGTAG
- a CDS encoding gamma-glutamylcyclotransferase family protein — protein MCKIFVYGTLKPDESAYDKYCAPYVTQTEAAFMQGQLFHLPQGYPAMTAGDRWVTGALLTFHDESAITHIDQFEDYDPYRPAENNLYQRLLCPVFSHTQEPLGTAWAYLMSPHKVQAFGGIPVATGLWSRKRFPSI, from the coding sequence ATGTGCAAAATTTTTGTGTACGGCACCCTCAAACCCGACGAATCGGCCTATGACAAATACTGCGCGCCCTACGTGACGCAGACCGAGGCAGCTTTCATGCAAGGCCAGCTATTCCACTTGCCACAGGGCTATCCGGCGATGACGGCGGGCGATCGCTGGGTCACTGGAGCGTTGCTCACTTTTCACGACGAGTCAGCGATCACTCACATCGACCAGTTCGAAGACTACGATCCCTACCGCCCTGCGGAGAACAATCTTTATCAACGGCTTCTATGCCCAGTTTTTTCCCATACTCAAGAGCCACTAGGCACCGCCTGGGCTTATCTGATGTCGCCACACAAAGTGCAAGCCTTTGGCGGCATCCCTGTAGCAACAGGACTTTGGTCACGCAAACGATTTCCCTCCATCTGA
- the psb30 gene encoding photosystem II reaction center protein Ycf12/Psb30: MEFITNLFGGINFELIAQLTMLAMIVIAGPVIVFLLAARGGDL; encoded by the coding sequence ATGGAGTTCATTACAAATTTGTTCGGTGGCATTAACTTTGAGCTGATTGCACAGCTCACCATGCTAGCCATGATTGTGATTGCTGGGCCGGTAATTGTCTTCCTGCTAGCAGCACGGGGCGGCGACCTGTAA
- a CDS encoding proteasome-type protease, with amino-acid sequence MTYCLGIHVRRGVLLAADSRTNAGVDYISSYRKLFDFSVPGDRALMLCTSGNLSITQAVMHTLDRDLITNSEVNLHALPTMYDIARYIGTCIRNLQEIDRPWLQKDKIDFQCSFLLGGQIKGEAPQLYLIYSQGNCIRSTPETPFLQIGETKYGKPILDRTLTYESSIEDVAKYALLSIDSTMRSNLSVGPPINMIMYHTDSFQIGHKARFFAGDPYLLKMRKHWEVALREAAASMPEIEWNSPVVPTGPELGDISEQ; translated from the coding sequence ATGACTTATTGCTTAGGCATTCACGTTCGGCGAGGGGTATTGCTCGCTGCCGATTCACGGACCAATGCCGGTGTCGATTACATTTCTTCCTATCGCAAACTGTTTGACTTTTCAGTGCCGGGCGATCGCGCTCTCATGCTTTGCACCTCGGGCAATCTGTCCATCACGCAGGCAGTCATGCACACGCTCGATCGCGACCTGATCACCAATTCTGAGGTGAATCTGCACGCCCTGCCGACGATGTATGACATTGCCCGCTACATCGGCACCTGCATCCGCAACCTGCAAGAAATCGATCGCCCCTGGTTGCAAAAAGACAAAATCGACTTTCAATGCAGCTTCCTCCTGGGGGGACAAATCAAAGGCGAAGCCCCCCAGCTTTACCTGATTTACAGCCAGGGCAACTGCATTCGCAGCACCCCGGAAACCCCGTTTCTGCAAATTGGCGAGACCAAATACGGCAAGCCGATTCTCGATCGCACCCTCACCTACGAGTCGAGCATCGAAGATGTCGCTAAATACGCCCTGCTCTCCATCGACTCTACGATGCGGTCAAATCTGTCCGTGGGGCCACCGATCAACATGATCATGTACCACACCGATAGCTTCCAGATTGGGCACAAGGCGCGCTTTTTTGCGGGCGATCCCTACCTGCTAAAGATGCGCAAACATTGGGAGGTCGCCCTGCGCGAGGCCGCCGCCAGTATGCCCGAGATTGAATGGAACTCCCCCGTGGTGCCGACGGGTCCCGAGCTGGGCGATATTTCTGAGCAGTAA
- a CDS encoding cation:proton antiporter — protein MAEVNEAEIEPLVLAGVLLSLITVYLAAKVGGELCARVNLPPVLGELLGGVVVGVSALHLIVFPEGAGESGSVLMQLVQSTSDLEPEGILSVFRGESEVVSVLAELGVIILLFEIGLESDLKELIRVGPQAAVVAVIGVVVPFALGTTGLIALFNIATVPAVFAGAALTATSIGITAKVLAEIQKLSSKEGQIIIGAAVLDDVLGIIVLAVVASLAKTGEIEITNVAILIVSAAVFLVGAIFVGRLLSPLFVGLVDKMETRGELIISSLIFAFVLSYIAATIQLEAILGAFAAGLILAETPKHKQLEEQIVPIADMLVPVFFVTVGARTDVSVLNPLDPANREGLIIASFLVIVAIIGKVVTGFAVFGQPGINRLAIGVGMVPRGEVGLVFAGVGSASGALSESLEAAIIVMVILTTFVAPPLLRIVFKDSDSVPPDEEVQVATSSSSEEQPSAS, from the coding sequence ATGGCCGAAGTCAACGAAGCGGAAATTGAACCGTTGGTGTTAGCAGGCGTTCTGCTGAGCCTCATCACTGTTTATCTAGCCGCCAAGGTTGGTGGCGAACTCTGCGCCCGGGTCAACCTACCGCCAGTGTTGGGCGAATTGCTGGGGGGCGTCGTTGTTGGCGTTTCGGCGTTGCATCTCATCGTCTTTCCCGAAGGAGCAGGCGAATCCGGCTCAGTGCTGATGCAGTTGGTGCAAAGCACTAGTGACCTAGAGCCAGAAGGCATCCTGTCCGTCTTTCGTGGCGAGAGCGAGGTTGTCTCGGTGCTCGCTGAACTGGGCGTCATCATTCTGCTGTTTGAGATTGGTCTCGAGTCAGACTTAAAAGAGTTGATTCGGGTGGGGCCACAAGCGGCGGTGGTCGCTGTCATCGGGGTCGTCGTTCCCTTCGCGTTGGGCACCACCGGACTCATTGCGCTATTCAACATTGCCACCGTGCCAGCCGTCTTTGCGGGAGCCGCCCTCACTGCCACCAGTATCGGTATTACCGCTAAAGTACTGGCCGAGATTCAAAAACTCAGCTCTAAAGAAGGTCAAATTATCATCGGTGCCGCCGTTCTGGACGACGTGCTCGGCATCATTGTGCTGGCGGTTGTGGCTAGCCTGGCGAAAACTGGCGAAATCGAAATCACCAACGTCGCTATTTTGATTGTTAGCGCTGCGGTGTTCTTGGTTGGCGCGATCTTTGTTGGTCGGCTGCTCAGCCCTCTATTTGTCGGGTTGGTAGACAAGATGGAAACTCGGGGTGAGCTCATTATTAGTTCCCTGATTTTCGCCTTTGTATTGTCCTACATTGCCGCCACCATCCAGTTAGAAGCGATTCTCGGCGCTTTTGCGGCAGGGTTAATTTTGGCCGAAACACCGAAGCATAAGCAATTAGAGGAGCAAATTGTTCCCATTGCGGATATGCTCGTGCCCGTCTTTTTTGTCACCGTCGGGGCTCGTACCGACGTAAGTGTGCTGAATCCCCTCGATCCGGCTAATCGCGAAGGTCTCATCATCGCGTCGTTCTTAGTCATCGTCGCAATCATCGGTAAGGTCGTGACTGGCTTTGCCGTCTTTGGTCAACCGGGCATTAATCGACTCGCGATCGGCGTGGGTATGGTGCCCCGAGGCGAGGTAGGTTTGGTTTTCGCTGGTGTCGGCTCTGCCAGTGGTGCGCTCTCGGAGTCGTTAGAGGCAGCCATCATCGTGATGGTGATTTTGACCACCTTTGTGGCACCGCCCCTATTGCGCATTGTCTTCAAAGATTCCGATAGTGTGCCGCCGGATGAAGAGGTCCAGGTAGCGACCAGCTCCTCGTCGGAGGAACAGCCGTCAGCCTCCTAA